Proteins encoded in a region of the Triticum dicoccoides isolate Atlit2015 ecotype Zavitan chromosome 3A, WEW_v2.0, whole genome shotgun sequence genome:
- the LOC119269842 gene encoding uncharacterized protein LOC119269842, with protein sequence MPTPFSACRFAAHWVADALAGDEALDFSLIKALVGVLPESLAGAPEETRERVALRCLQEVVSLAGPGEGDGEGEAAAAAAGVAGGGTLRVDATRSCEELLIELLGQVGSSGSLEKDMLLPFSKDIQKFICIKTPALPETSFELLREVNTDITCMVPPPPVEKGGKNNGIDQSLCSINPDHDVNAERHGCPTDSSDLQRESVTDFVSETFTRNVQKDPMVPTPDFHEPSTRCYDRPQEDTIGVGVSVRSAQTSPSSDNRNIPITAEPASATCSAALLRGNTGLMSKQVAVETTMSQEKSPTTILQQESCGDKYKNSFHDNDGERSHGNGTNIHLSKNLSHEGLTMQATVAPDSDRSTDALLATTSETRSLPEFVTVDGTGVIAELHGRKTRRSSLQHDSSEKASHVLDEGSARIETVEKDSGHNERNLRTAGVVPSVSCNGAVQGDKSETNLLQENATGPSTLFKEKKDKVLLEVSFADKANPALHDDGNILENNTSYGRKTALVSPCCNATSNVHRSNDSPSGFAAACLLSLMFNMPSCSQDKDANGSTQGFTGQDLCIKCGKDGQLLKCSSCSLVSHESCFGSSVTFDVSGQFYCPVCFYTKASEAYQKAKKTYLEARKNLSAFLGTQQFPKEHHEQSTGKQQTATNSKDHSNEHNTSKRQGQSEADDLSHKGEEPGEQREKQRTNDTSDVHPEEGQLNRCDASKRQGNHQSDTYNLSHKDLEPGQQRKKQKTNATSGACPESVITEKASFGLNCDIAPNKDCVLQNKRKQVEQSAEGAEAHEDGNGNSFYAVQHSSQNRCSPVANQSVEAEKHDSLTNSHDPKSSDEIEATSSNNSGKRSSPPWRNMRHHKARFQEKETVVSCNSKKALRCQDQQMPSPSSKQYQHKRYIHPLAPPGRRPKLCWTEEEEQALRDAMLKFTPKDDAPIPWTQILEYGKDTFHRSRLASDLRVKWRNMKKKSGS encoded by the exons ATGCCGACCCCCTTCTCCGCCTGCCGCTTCGCCGCCCACTGGGTGGCCGAcgccctcgccggcgacgaggccctCGACTTCTCCCTCATCAAAG CGCTGGTGGGCGTCTTGCCGGAGTCCCTCGCGGGCGCACCGGAGGAGACGCGGGAGCGGGTTGCGCTCCGATGCCTGCAGGAGGTCGTCTCCCTCGCCGGCCCGGGCGAGGGCGATGGCGAGGGcgaggccgcggcggcggcggcgggggtggcggGGGGCGGGACGCTTAGGGTTGATGCCACACGCTCTTGCGAGGAATTGCTGATTGAGTTGCTCGGACAG GTTGGTAGTTCAGGAAGCTTGGAGAAAGATATGCTTCTGCCTTTTAGCAAGGATATCCAAAAGTTTATATGCATCAAGACACCGGCTTTACCAGAAACTTCTTTTGAGCTG CTTAGAGAAGTGAACACAGACATCACGTGTATGGTCCCACCGCCCCCAGTGGAGAAgggtggcaagaacaatggcattgaCCAGTCGCTGTGCAGTATCAACCCGGATCATGATGTAAATGCTGAGAGGCATGGGTGCCCTACAGATAGTTCTGATCTTCAGCGAGAGAGTGTAACCGATTTTGTGAGCGAAACTTTCACAAGAAATGTGCAGAAGGATCCTATGGTGCCAACTCCCGATTTCCATGAACCATCTACGCGGTGTTACGACCGCCCTCAAGAAGATACTATTGGTGTTGGTGTCAGTGTCAGATCCGCACAAACGAGTCCAAGTAGTGATAATAGAAACATACCCATTACAGCCGAGCCTGCTTCAGCTACCTGCAGTGCTGCTTTGCTTCGAGGTAATACTGGACTTATGTCAAAGCAGGTTGCGGTGGAGACTACCATGTCCCAAGAAAAGAGTCCAACTACCATTCTTCAACAAGAATCCTGTGGAGACAAGTACAAAAATTCATTCCATGATAATGATGGAGAGAGATCACATGGTAATGGCACCAACATTCATTTATCAAAGAATCTCAGCCATGAAGGATTGACCATGCAGGCTACGGTGGCTCCAGATTCTGACAGAAGCACTGATGCTTTACTGGCAACTACATCTGAAACAAGATCCTTGCCTGAGTTTGTTACTGTGGATGGTACAGGCGTAATTGCAGAACTACATGGCAGAAAAACTCGAAGGAGTTCACTGCAACATGACAGCAGTGAGAAAGCAAGTCATGTTTTGGATGAGGGTAGTGCTAGGATTGAGACAGTGGAAAAGGATTCTGGTCATAATGAACGGAATCTGCGAACTGCTGGTGTTGTACCTTCTGTTAGCTGCAACGGGGCTGTTCAAGGAGATAAATCTGAAACCAACCTTCTACAAGAGAATGCCACAGGGCCTTCTACATTGTTTAAGGAGAAGAAAGATAAGGTTCTTCTGGAAGTCAGTTTTGCTGACAAAGCCAATCCAGCACTACATGATGACGGCAACATCTTGGAAAATAATACATCCTATGGTAGGAAGACTGCTCTAGTTTCTCCTTGCTGCAATGCGACATCAAATGTGCACCGCTCCAATGACAGTCCCAGTGGGTTTGCAGCCGCTTGTCTTCTATCATTGATGTTCAATATGCCGTCCTGTAGTCAGGATAAAGATGCCAATGGTTCCACTCAGGGCTTTACGGGACAAGATTTATGCATAAAATGTGGTAAAGATGGCCAGTTGCTGAAATGTAGCAGCTGCTCATTAGTTTCTCATGAAAGCTGTTTTGGGTCATCAGTGACATTTGATGTTTCTGGCCAGTTTTATTGCCCTGTATGCTTCTATACTAAAGCTAGTGAAGCATATCAAAAGGCTAAAAAAACATATTTGGAAGCTAGGAAGAACCTATCTGCTTTCCTCGGCACACAGCAAttcccaaaggaacaccatgaacaaTCTACTGGAAAACAGCAAACAGCTACCAATAGCAAGGATCACTCGAATGAGCATAATACATCCAAAAGGCAAGGTCAGTCTGAAGCAGATGACCTTTCTCATAAGGGTGAAGAACCTGGTGAGCAGAGGGAAAAGCAGAGAACAAATGATACAAGTGATGTACATCCTGAAGAGGGTCAGCTGAATAGATGTGATGCTTCCAAAAGGCAAGGTAACCATCAGTCCGATACATATAATCTTTCTCATAAGGATCTAGAACCTGGTCAGCAGAGGAAGAAGCAGAAAACAAATGCTACAAGTGGCGCTTGTCCTGAGAGCGTAATCACTGAAAAGGCATCTTTTGGTCTGAATTGTGATATTGCACCCAATAAAGATTGTgtactccaaaataaaagaaaacaagttGAGCAGTCTGCGGAAGGtgcagaagcccatgaagatggtaATGGCAATTCATTTTATGCTGTGCAACATTCATCTCAGAATAGATGCAGTCCTGTTGCCAACCAGAGTGTTGAGGCTGAAAAACATGACAGTCTTACAAATTCTCACGACCCCAAAAGTTCCGATGAAATAGAAGCTACATCTTCAAATAATTCTGGCAAGCGGTCGTCGCCTCCTTGGCGAAACATGAGACACCACAAAGCAAGATTCCAAGAAAAGGAGACAGTGGTATCTTGTAATTCTAAAAAAGCATTGCGATGCCAGGATCAGCAGATGCCTTCACCATCAAGCAAACAATATCAACACAAGCGTTA CATTCATCCTCTTGCACCACCTGGAAGGCGCCCAAAGCTCTGTTGgacagaagaagaagagcaagcttTGAGG GATGCAATGTTAAAGTTCACCCCAAAGGATGATGCACCAATTCCGTGGACTCAGATATTAGAATATGGCAAGGATACATTTCACAGGTCACGCCTTGCTAGTGATCTGAGAGTCAAATGGAGGAATATGAAGAAAAAATCAGGATCCTAG